ACAATTTTCAGGTTTTTTGGGTTCTCGGTAACGTCCAGAACGGTCGGCAGCAGGCCAACACCGTCTTTCAGTTTGATCAGGCCCACTTTCTGCAGCAGCAGCAGGGAACGGCCGAGATTAGTTGGGTCGTTCGGTACTGCAACCTGAGAACCGTCCTGCAGCTCTTCTAAAGATTTGATCTTTTTAGAGTAGCCTGCGATTGGGTATACGAAGGTATTGCCTGCTGCAACCAGCTTGTAGCCGCGATCCTTGATCTGCTGATCCAGGTACGGTTTGTGCTGGAAGGCGTTAGCATCGATATCGCCTTTGCTCAGCGCTTCGTTCGGCAGAACGTAATCGTTGAAGGTCACCAGCTCGACATCGAGGCCATACTTCTCTTTCGCCACTTTGGCTGCCGTCTCGGCAACCTGCTGTTCCGCACCGACGATAACGCCCACTTTGATGTGGTTTGGATCTTTTTCATCCTGACCGCAGCCTACCAGTGCCAGAGAGCCGATCAGCGCGCCTACCGCAGCAAAGGTCTTCAATTTAAACGCCATGTTCTTATCCTTAACTCGTCGAGTTTGTGTTGTGTAACGTTATTTGTGCGTAACAGCCCGGACGATGCGATCGCCAGAGAATTGAATGAGATAAACCAGCACAACCAGCAGAACCAGTACGGTATTCATGACGGTGGCATTGTAACCAATGTAGCCGTACTGATAACCGATCTGACCCAGACCGCCTGCACCGACAGCACCGCCCATCGCAGAGTAACCTACCAGGGTAATCAGCGTGATGGTTGCCGCATTGACCAGACCCGGCAGGGCTTCTGGCAGTAAGATTTTACGAACGATCTGCATCGGCGTCGCACCCATGGCGCGTGAGGCTTCAATCAGACCCGACGGGATCTCTAACAGCGCGTTCTCAACCATACGGGCAATAAAAGGCGCTGCACCTACGGTAAGAGGAACTATCGCCGCCTGCAGGCCGATGGAGGTTCCCACAATAACGCGGGTGAATGGAATCATCCACACCAACAGGATAATGAAGGGGATCGAACGGAAGATATTCACCAGCGCAGAGAGCGTGCGATACAGCTTTGCGTTCTCAATAATTTGACCCGGGCGGGTGACGTACAGCAGCACGCCCACCGGCAGGCCAATGACAAAACCGAAAAAGCCGGATACGAAGGTCATCGCCAGCGTTTCCCATACGCCGCGCGCCAGTAACCACATCATGGCCTCAGACATAACCCAGTACCTCTACTTTTACATGATGCTCTTGCAGCCAGGCGATAGCCGCCTGGGTATCCTGTTGCGTGCCGTGCATTTCGGTCAGCATGATGCCGAACTTCACGCCACCGGCGTAATCCATCTGCGCGCTAATAATATTGTTGTTCACGTTGAAACGACGGGCGGTTTCAGACAGCAGCGGGGCATCCACTGACTTGCCGGTAAACTCCATTCGCAGCATCGGAACGCTGTTGGCTTCTGGTTGCGCTTTTAAACGTGCCAGATAGTCTTCCGGAATATCCAGATGCAGGGTGGCCTGAATAAACTGCTGCGCCAGCGGGGTTTTCGGGTGCGAGAACACTTCGCTCACGGTGTCTTGTTCAATCAGTTCACCCTGACTGATCACCGCCACGCAGTCGCAGATGCGTTTAACCACGTCCATTTCATGCGTAATAAGGAGGATGGTCAGTCCCAGCCGACGGTTAATGTCTTTTAACAGTTCCAGAATCGAGCGGGTAGTTGCAGGATCCAGGGCGCTGGTGGCTTCGTCACAGAGCAGTACTTTTGGGTTGCTTGCCAGCGCACGCGCAATGGCGACGCGCTGTTTTTGCCCGCCGGATAAGTTCGCCGGGTAGATATCATGCTTATCGCTCAGGCCGACCAGATCCAGCAGCTCGGTGACGCGACGTTTGATTTCGTCTTTAGGCGTGTTGTCCAGCTCCAGCGGCAGGGCGACGTTGCCAAACACGGTGCGCGAGGAGAGCAGGTTGAAGTGCTGGAAGATCATGCCAATCTGGCGACGCGCTTTGGTTAAATCTGATTCAGAAAGGGTTGTCAGCTCCTGGCCATCAACCTGAACCTGACCTTCGGTCGGGCGCTCGAGCAAGTTAACGCAACGGATGAGCGTACTTTTACCTGCACCTGAGGCGCCAATGACGCCATAAATTTGTCCAGCCGGAACATGCAGGCTAACGTTGTTCAACGCCTGAATGGTACGGTTCCCTTGCTGGAACACTTTGGTGATATTCGAAAGTTTAATCATTAGATTATTTTTATCGTATGTAAGTTAGCCGTGGCATTTTCTGCTGCCTTGTACGGGCGATGACCGTCAACAAAACGGATGTTAAGGCATCCAGACGTCTAAATCAATCCAACTCTGCGCGATGAGCACTTTATTGCGCGGTGATTCATGAGATACTAGCCGGACATCCCTTTTCAGGAGCAAACCGGTGGCAAAATCAGTACCCGCAATTTTTCTCGATCGTGATGGCACGATTAATGTCGATCATGGCTACGTTCATGAGATAGACGAATTCGAATTCATCGATGGCGTTATAGATGCCATGCGTGAATTAAAAGAGATGGGTTTTGCGCTGGTGGTGGTGACCAACCAGTCAGGTATCGCGCGCGGTAAATTCACTGAAGCACAGTTTGAGACCTTAACCGAATGGATGGACTGGTCGCTGGCCGATCGTGGCGTTGACCTGGACGGTATCTATTATTGTCCTCATCACCCGCAGGGAACCGTAGAAGAGTATCGTCAGACCTGTGATTGCCGTAAACCGCATCCGGGCATGTTCATTTCGGCACAAGAGTTCCTTCATATAGATATGAGCGCTTCATATATGGTGGGCGACAAACTGGAAGATATGCAGGCAGCTGCCGCGGCAGGTGTAGGGCATAAAATTCTGGTGCGTACCGGTAAGCCCGTCACCCCAGAAGCAGAAAATGCAGCGGATTGGGTGATTAATAGCCTGGCGGCGCTGCCGGAAACCATCAAAAAGCAGCAAAAATAGGCGTTCTGGCGAAAAGGTGAGCGGTTGAAATAAAATTGTCGTTTTCCGCTTGTCACTGTCAGATAACTCCCTATAATGCGCCTCCATCGACACGGCAGATGTGAATCACTTCACACAAACAGCCGGGCTGGTTGAAGAGAAAAGCGTGAAATAATCGCTTGACTCTGAAAGAGGAAAGCGTAATATACGCCACCTCGCAACGGTGAGCGAAAGCCGCGTTGCACTGCTCTTTAACAATTTATCAGACAATCTGTGTGGGCACTCAAAGTGACATGGATTCTTAATGTCTTCGGACAATAAATGAATACCAAAGTCTCTGAGTGAACATACGTAATTCATTACGAAGTTTAATTCACGAGCATCAAACTTAAATTGAAGAGTTTGATCATGGCTCAGATTGAACGCTGGCGGCAGGCCTAACACATGCAAGTCGAACGGTAGCACAGAAGAGCTTGCTCTTCGGGTGACGAGTGGCGGACGGGTGAGTAATGTCTGGGAAACTGCCTGATGGAGGGGGATAACTACTGGAAACGGTAGCTAATACCGCATAACGTCGCAAGACCAAAGAGGGGGACCTTCGGGCCTCTTGCCATCAGATGTGCCCAGATGGGATTAGCTAGTAGGTGGGGTAACGGCTCACCTAGGCGACGATCCCTAGCTGGTCTGAGAGGATGACCAGCCACACTGGAACTGAGACACGGTCCAGACTCCTACGGGAGGCAGCAGTGGGGAATATTGCACAATGGGCGCAAGCCTGATGCAGCCATGCCGCGTGTATGAAGAAGGCCTTCGGGTTGTAAAGTACTTTCAGCGGGGAGGAAGGCGATAAGGTTAATAACCTTGTCGATTGACGTTACCCGCAGAAGAAGCACCGGCTAACTCCGTGCCAGCAGCCGCGGTAATACGGAGGGTGCAAGCGTTAATCGGAATTACTGGGCGTAAAGCGCACGCAGGCGGTCTGTCAAGTCGGATGTGAAATCCCCGGGCTCAACCTGGGAACTGCATTCGAAACTGGCAGGCTAGAGTCTTGTAGAGGGGGGTAGAATTCCAGGTGTAGCGGTGAAATGCGTAGAGATCTGGAGGAATACCGGTGGCGAAGGCGGCCCCCTGGACAAAGACTGACGCTCAGGTGCGAAAGCGTGGGGAGCAAACAGGATTAGATACCCTGGTAGTCCACGCCGTAAACGATGTCGACTTGGAGGTTGTTCCCTTGAGGAGTGGCTTCCGGAGCTAACGCGTTAAGTCGACCGCCTGGGGAGTACGGCCGCAAGGTTAAAACTCAAATGAATTGACGGGGGCCCGCACAAGCGGTGGAGCATGTGGTTTAATTCGATGCAACGCGAAGAACCTTACCTACTCTTGACATCCAGAGAACTTAGCAGAGATGCTTTGGTGCCTTCGGGAACTCTGAGACAGGTGCTGCATGGCTGTCGTCAGCTCGTGTTGTGAAATGTTGGGTTAAGTCCCGCAACGAGCGCAACCCTTATCCTTTGTTGCCAGCGGTTAGGCCGGGAACTCAAAGGAGACTGCCAGTGATAAACTGGAGGAAGGTGGGGATGACGTCAAGTCATCATGGCCCTTACGAGTAGGGCTACACACGTGCTACAATGGCGCATACAAAGAGAAGCGACCTCGCGAGAGCAAGCGGACCTCATAAAGTGCGTCGTAGTCCGGATTGGAGTCTGCAACTCGACTCCATGAAGTCGGAATCGCTAGTAATCGTAGATCAGAATGCTACGGTGAATACGTTCCCGGGCCTTGTACACACCGCCCGTCACACCATGGGAGTGGGTTGCAAAAGAAGTAGGTAGCTTAACCTTCGGGAGGGCGCTTACCACTTTGTGATTCATGACTGGGGTGAAGTCGTAACAAGGTAACCGTAGGGGAACCTGCGGTTGGATCACCTCCTTACCTTAAAGAACCTGCCTTTGCAGTGCTCACACAGATTGTCTGATGAAAAGTAAGCAGTAAAAAATCTCTGCAGGCTTGTAGCTCAGGTGGTTAGAGCGCACCCCTGATAAGGGTGAGGTCGGTGGTTCAAGTCCACTCAGGCCTACCAAATTTGCCCCGCAAATTTGAAGAGATATAACTACGATGGGGCTATAGCTCAGCTGGGAGAGCGCCTGCCTTGCACGCAGGAGGTCTGCGGTTCGATCCCGCATAGCTCCACCATCCTTTACTGCAACAACAAGAAAACTTCAGAGTGTACCTGAGAAGGTGCGCTGCGAAGTTTTGCTCTTTAAAAATCTGGATCAAGCTGAAAATTGAAACGACACGCCGTGTCTGCTCTCCGTAATAAGAGCAGATAAGCGGTGTGTTGGAGTCTCTCAAATTTTCGCAATCAGAAGTGAAACATCTTCGGGTTGTGAGGTTAAGCGACCAAGCGTACACGGTGGATGCCTAGGCAGTCAGAGGCGATGAAGGACGTGCTAATCTGCGATAAGCGTCGGTAAGGTGATATGAACCGTTATAACCGACGATTTCCGAATGGGGAAACCCAGTGCAATCCGTTGCACTATCGTTAAGTGAATACATAGCTTAACGAAGCGAACCAGGGGAACTGAAACATCTAAGTACCCTGAGGAAAAGAAATCAACCGAGATTCCCCCCAGTAGCGGCGAGCGAACGGGGAACAGCCCAGAGTCTGAATCAGCATGTGTGTCAGTGGAAGCGTCTGGAAAGTCGCAGGGTACAGGGTGATACTCCCGTACACGAAGATACACCTGCTGTGAACTCGAAGAGTAGGGCGGGACACGTGGTATCCTGTCTGAATATGGGGGGACCATCCTCCAAGGCTAAATACTCCTGACTGACCGATAGTGAACCAGTACCGTGAGGGAAAGGCGAAAAGAACCCCGGCGAGGGGAGTGAAAAAGAACCTGAAACCGTGTACGTACAAGCAGTGGGAGCACCTTCGTGGTGTGACTGCGTACCTTTTGTATAATGGGTCAGCGACTTATATTCTGTAGCAAGGTTAACCGTATAGGGGAGCCGAAGGGAAACCGAGTCTTAACTGGGCGTTAAGTTGCAGGGTATAGACCCGAAACCCGGTGATCTAGCCATGGGCAGGTTGAAGGTTGGGTAACACTAACTGGAGGACCGAACCGACTAATGTTGAAAAATTAGCGGATGACTTGTGGCTGGGGGTGAAAGGCCAATCAAACCGGGAGATAGCTGGTTCTCCCCGAAAGCTATTTAGGTAGCGCCTCGTGAATTCATCTCCGGGGGTAGAGCACTGTTTCGGCTAGGGGGCCATCCCGGCTTACCAACCCGATGCAAACTGCGAATACCGGAGAATGTTATCACGGGAGACACACGGCGGGTGCTAACGTCCGTCGTGAAGAGGGAAACAACCCAGACCGCCAGCTAAGGTCCCAAAGTCATGGTTAAGTGGGAAACGATGTGGGAAGGCACAGACAGCCAGGATGTTGGCTTAGAAGCAGCCATCATTTAAAGAAAGCGTAATAGCTCACTGGTCGAGTCGGCCTGCGCGGAAGATGTAACGGGGCTAAACCATGCACCGAAGCTGCGGCAGCGACACTATGTGTTGTTGGGTAGGGGAGCGTTCTGTAAGCCGTCGAAGGTGGACTGTGAGGTCTGCTGGAGGTATCAGAAGTGCGAATGCTGACATAAGTAACGATAAAGCGGGTGAAAAGCCCGCTCGCCGGAAGACCAAGGGTTCCTGTCCAACGTTAATCGGGGCAGGGTGAGTCGACCCCTAAGGCGAGGCCGAAAGGCGTAGTCGATGGGAAACAGGTTAATATTCCTGTACTCGGTGTTACTGCGAAGGGGGGACGGAGAAGGCTATGTTGGCCGGGCGACGGTTGTCCCGGTTTAAGCATGTAGGCGGAGGTTCCAGGTAAATCCGGTACCTTTTCAACGCTGAGGTGTGATGACGAGGCACTACGGTGCTGAAGTAACAAATGCCCTGCTTCCAGGAAAAGCCTCTAAGCATCAGGTAACATCAAATCGTACCCCAAACCGACACAGGTGGTCAGGTAGAGAATACCAAGGCGCTTGAGAGAACTCGGGTGAAGGAACTAGGCAAAATGGTGCCGTAACTTCGGGAGAAGGCACGCTGATATGTAGGTGAAGCCCCTGCGGGTGGAGCTGAAATCAGTCGAAGATACCAGCTGGCTGCAACTGTTTATTAAAAACACAGCACTGTGCAAACACGAAAGTGGACGTATACGGTGTGACGCCTGCCCGGTGCCGGAAGGTTAATTGATGGGGTTAGCGGCAACGCGAAGCTCTTGATCGAAGCCCCGGTAAACGGCGGCCGTAACTATAACGGTCCTAAGGTAGCGAAATTCCTTGTCGGGTAAGTTCCGACCTGCACGAATGGCGTAATGATGGCCAGGCTGTCTCCACCCGAGACTCAGTGAAATTGAAATCGCTGTGAAGATGCAGTGTACCCGCGGCAAGACGGAAAGACCCCGTGAACCTTTACTATAGCTTGACACTGAACACTGGTCCTTGATGTGTAGGATAGGTGGGAGGCTTTGAAGCGTGGACGCCAGTCTGCGTGGAGCCAACCTTGAAATACCACCCTTTAATGGCTGGTGTTCTAACGTGGACCCGTTACCCGGGTTGCGGACAGTGTCTGGTGGGTAGTTTGACTGGGGCGGTCTCCTCCTAAAGAGTAACGGAGGAGCACGAAGGTTAGCTAATCCTGGTCGGACATCAGGAGGTTAGTGCAATGGCATAAGCTAGCTTGACTGCGAGAGTGACGGCTCGAGCAGGTGCGAAAGCAGGTCATAGTGATCCGGTGGTTCTGTATGGAAGGGCCATCGCTCAACGGATAAAAGGTACTCCGGGGATAACAGGCTGATACCGCCCAAGAGTTCATATCGACGGCGGTGTTTGGCACCTCGATGTCGGCTCATCACATCCTGGGGCTGAAGTAGGTCCCAAGGGTACGGCTGTTCGCCGTTTAAAGTGGTACGCGAGCTGGGTTTAGAACGTCGTGAGACAGTTCGGTCCCTATCTGCCGTGGGCGCTGGAGAATTGAGGGGGGGCTGCTCCTAGTACGAGAGGACCGGAGTGGACGCATCACTGGTGTTCGGGTTGTCATGCCAATGGCACTGCCCGGTAGCTAAATGCGGAAGAGATAAGTGCTGAAAGCATCTAAGCACGAAACTTGCCCCGAGATGAGTTCTCCCTGAGCCTTTAAGGCTCCTGAAGGAACGTTGAAGACGACGACGTTGATAGGTCGGGTGTGTAAGCGCAGCGATGCGTTGAGCTAACCGATACTAATGAACCGTGAGGCTTAACCTTACAACGCCGAAGCTGTTTCGGCGGATTTGAGACGATTTTCAGCTGAACCAGATTAATCACTGCGCCCGAGGGCGGGGTGAACAACAGAATTTGCCTGGCGGCTGTAGCGCGGTGGTCCCACCTGACCCCATGCCGAACTCAGAAGTGAAACGCCGTAGCGCCGATGGTAGTGTGGGGTCTCCCCATGCGAGAGTAGGGAACTGCCAGGCATCAAATTACGTAGTGAACCGGGGCATTAAACCGGTGGTTACAGAAATATTCGGTGGAGCGGTAGTTCAGTCGGTTAGAATACCTGCCTGTCACGCAGGGGGTCGCGGGTTCGAGTCCCGTCCGTTCCGCCACCTATTGAAAGCCCTGAGCTAACGCTCAGGGCTTTTTTCTTGTCTGCCGTCTGATTATTGCTTTAAACGCAAAAATCCTCTGCTTAATACGCTCTTTTTTCACACATCCCCCGCGGTGATAATCCTCTTTATTAACAAACATGATGAAGAAAAGAGGAATTCAATGACTATCCCTGCATTTGGTCTGGGCACTTTCCGCCTGAAAGACGACGTTGTGATCGCATCCGTTAAAACTGCCCTTGAACTTGGCTATCGCACGGTTGATACCGCGCAGATCTACGATAACGAAGCTGCGGTCGGCCAGGCAATTGAAGAGAGCGGCGTACCGCGCGACGCGCTTTTTATTACCACCAAGATCTGGATTGAGAACCTCAGCAAAGAGAAGTTAATCCCAAGCCTGAAAGAGAGCCTGAAAAAGCTGCGCACCGATTATGTCGATTTGACTCTGATCCACTGGCCATCACCAAACGATGCGGTGTCAGTTGAAGAGTTTATGCAGGCGTTGCTGGAAGCCAAAGCCCAGGGGCTGACGCGCGAAATTGGTATTTCTAACTTCACTATCCCATTGATGGAAAAAGCGATTGCGGCCGTTGGCGCAGAAAATATCGCGACTAACCAGATCGAACTTTCTCCGTACCTGCAAAACCGTCAGGTGGTTGAATGGGCGCAGCAGCACGGCATCCATATCACCTCTTATATGACGCTGGCTTACGGTAAAGCGCTGAAAGACGAAACCATTCTGCGTATTGCTGCCAAACATAATGCTACCGCCGCGCAGGTTATCCTGGCGTGGGCAATGGGAGAGGGGTATGCAGTGATCCCTTCTTCCACCAAACGTGAAAATCTGGCAAGCAACCTGCTGGCACAGGATCTGACCCTGGATCAGGACGATAAAAAAGCGATCGCCGCACTGGATTGCAACGATCGCCTGGTAAGCCCGGAAGGCCTTGCGCCGAAGTGGGATTAATTTAACCCTCCCTCTGTACCCTCACTAAACCCTCTTACAGCTCCTTCGGGAGCTGTTTTACATGCTCGCTCAGAAAGTCGATAAATGCCCTGATCCGGGTGCTCACCGCTCTGTCGCTGTAGTAGACCGCGCTGAAGGGCATTTCTACAGGCAGGCGCTTATCTGCCAACAGCTCGACTAACTCACCCCGCGCAATCTCTTTATCAATCATATAATCTGAAAGACAAGCAATCCCGTTCCCTTCAAGGCATAACTGTTTGAGCGTCTCGCCGCTGTTGGACGATAAACCGCTGACCACTTCATGAAGCTGGCCATCATGGCAGGCGAGGGGCCAGGTGTTAAGGCATACCGGCTCCGTAAAGCCCAGGCACAGATGCTGCTTTAGCTCCTCAATCGTCTCAGGCTTGCCGTAACGGGCGATATAGGCTGGAGAGGCGATGATTTTGCGATAGCTGGTGAACAGCGGGCGTGCCCGCAGGCTGGAGTCGGTCAGCGTTCCGGCGCGGATCGCGACATCCACCTTGCGCTCAATCAGGTTGATAAAGGTTTCTGACGAGACCAGAGACAGGGTCATTTCCGGATAACGTTCGCGGAAAGGTTTGATTAAAGGCATCAGGAAATGCAGCACCACGGGCGTGGCGGCATCAATACGCAACAGGCCGCGTGGCGTGCTGCGCGTCTCCATAATCTCGGTTTCTGCCGCCGCCATTTCCTGCAGGATAGACTGCACGCGCCGGAAATAACGTTCGCCTTCTTCTGTCAGGCTGAGCTGCCGTGTGGTCCGGTTCAGCAGGCTGACCCCCAGCTTCATCTCCAGCTTTTTGACCGACCGGCTGACGGCAGAATTGGCCTGGCCCAACTGTTCGGCGGCGCGGCTAAAGCTGCCGCTCTCAACGACGGCGACAAAGATCGCCAGTTCCTCAGAGGTTGCTTTCATTGTTGCTTAATCCGCAAAATTGTATTGATACTTTGAGCATTTTTGTTATTTAAACACTGGCGCATACTCCGTGTCATCTTAATCCTGATGAGACGGAGTTTTTTATGCCTCTGGCGCTACTTGCCCTGACGATCAGTGCCTTCGCAATCGGCACAACCGAATTTGTTATTGTAGGACTGGTTCCTACGATTGCTGACCAACTTGCCATCTCCCTGCCTTCTGCGGGTCTGCTGGTCTCCATCTATGCCCTCGGCGTGGCGATCGGTGCGCCGGTGCTGACGGCCCTTACAGGCCGGCTGCCGCGTAAGCAGCTGCTGATGGCGCTAATGGTGCTATTCACCGCAGGCAATCTTCTTGCCTGGCAGGCGCCTGATTACATGACCCTGGTGATTGCCCGTCTGCTGACCGGCCTTGCCCATGGGGTCTTCTTCTCTATCGGCTCGACCATTGCGACCAGTCTGGTGCCTAAAGAGAAAGCCGCCTCCGCTATCGCCATCATGTTTGGCGGATTAACCGTGGCGCTGGTGACCGGTGTTCCGCTGGGTACCTTTATCGGCCAGCACTTTGGCTGGCGGGAAACTTTCCTTGCAGTCTCACTGCTTGGGGTAATTGCCTTGATCAGCAGCCTGGTGCTGATCCCGTCCAACATTCCCGGGCGTGCGGCAGCGACGCTGCGCGATCAGCTGAAGGTGCTGACCCATCCCCGTCTGCTGATGATCTATGCCATTACCGCGCTGGGTTATGGCGGCGTGTTTACCGCATTCACCTTCCTCGCGCCAATGATGCAGGATCTGGCCGGGTTCTCACCGAGTGCGGTCAGCTGGATCCTGCTGGGCTATGGCGTTTCGGTAGCGATCGGCAACATCTGGGGCGGCAAGCTGGCCGATAAGCATGGCGCCGTTCCGGCACTGAAAATTATCTTTGCCGCACTGGTTGTCCTGCTGCTGGTCTTCCAGTTCACCGCATCGATTCAGTATGCCGCGCTGGCGACGGTACTGGTGATGGGGATCTTCGCCTTCGGCAACGTACCG
This Leclercia sp. S52 DNA region includes the following protein-coding sequences:
- the metQ gene encoding methionine ABC transporter substrate-binding lipoprotein MetQ gives rise to the protein MAFKLKTFAAVGALIGSLALVGCGQDEKDPNHIKVGVIVGAEQQVAETAAKVAKEKYGLDVELVTFNDYVLPNEALSKGDIDANAFQHKPYLDQQIKDRGYKLVAAGNTFVYPIAGYSKKIKSLEELQDGSQVAVPNDPTNLGRSLLLLQKVGLIKLKDGVGLLPTVLDVTENPKNLKIVELEAPQLPRSLDDAQIALAVINTTYASQINLTPAKDGIFVEDKESPYVNLIVTREDNKDAENVKKFVQAYQSDEVYQEANKVFNGGAVKGW
- a CDS encoding methionine ABC transporter permease MetI, which encodes MSEAMMWLLARGVWETLAMTFVSGFFGFVIGLPVGVLLYVTRPGQIIENAKLYRTLSALVNIFRSIPFIILLVWMIPFTRVIVGTSIGLQAAIVPLTVGAAPFIARMVENALLEIPSGLIEASRAMGATPMQIVRKILLPEALPGLVNAATITLITLVGYSAMGGAVGAGGLGQIGYQYGYIGYNATVMNTVLVLLVVLVYLIQFSGDRIVRAVTHK
- the metN gene encoding methionine ABC transporter ATP-binding protein MetN; the protein is MIKLSNITKVFQQGNRTIQALNNVSLHVPAGQIYGVIGASGAGKSTLIRCVNLLERPTEGQVQVDGQELTTLSESDLTKARRQIGMIFQHFNLLSSRTVFGNVALPLELDNTPKDEIKRRVTELLDLVGLSDKHDIYPANLSGGQKQRVAIARALASNPKVLLCDEATSALDPATTRSILELLKDINRRLGLTILLITHEMDVVKRICDCVAVISQGELIEQDTVSEVFSHPKTPLAQQFIQATLHLDIPEDYLARLKAQPEANSVPMLRMEFTGKSVDAPLLSETARRFNVNNNIISAQMDYAGGVKFGIMLTEMHGTQQDTQAAIAWLQEHHVKVEVLGYV
- the gmhB gene encoding D-glycero-beta-D-manno-heptose 1,7-bisphosphate 7-phosphatase translates to MAKSVPAIFLDRDGTINVDHGYVHEIDEFEFIDGVIDAMRELKEMGFALVVVTNQSGIARGKFTEAQFETLTEWMDWSLADRGVDLDGIYYCPHHPQGTVEEYRQTCDCRKPHPGMFISAQEFLHIDMSASYMVGDKLEDMQAAAAAGVGHKILVRTGKPVTPEAENAADWVINSLAALPETIKKQQK
- the dkgB gene encoding 2,5-didehydrogluconate reductase DkgB; this encodes MTIPAFGLGTFRLKDDVVIASVKTALELGYRTVDTAQIYDNEAAVGQAIEESGVPRDALFITTKIWIENLSKEKLIPSLKESLKKLRTDYVDLTLIHWPSPNDAVSVEEFMQALLEAKAQGLTREIGISNFTIPLMEKAIAAVGAENIATNQIELSPYLQNRQVVEWAQQHGIHITSYMTLAYGKALKDETILRIAAKHNATAAQVILAWAMGEGYAVIPSSTKRENLASNLLAQDLTLDQDDKKAIAALDCNDRLVSPEGLAPKWD
- the yafC gene encoding DNA-binding transcriptional regulator YafC; this translates as MKATSEELAIFVAVVESGSFSRAAEQLGQANSAVSRSVKKLEMKLGVSLLNRTTRQLSLTEEGERYFRRVQSILQEMAAAETEIMETRSTPRGLLRIDAATPVVLHFLMPLIKPFRERYPEMTLSLVSSETFINLIERKVDVAIRAGTLTDSSLRARPLFTSYRKIIASPAYIARYGKPETIEELKQHLCLGFTEPVCLNTWPLACHDGQLHEVVSGLSSNSGETLKQLCLEGNGIACLSDYMIDKEIARGELVELLADKRLPVEMPFSAVYYSDRAVSTRIRAFIDFLSEHVKQLPKEL
- a CDS encoding MFS transporter encodes the protein MPLALLALTISAFAIGTTEFVIVGLVPTIADQLAISLPSAGLLVSIYALGVAIGAPVLTALTGRLPRKQLLMALMVLFTAGNLLAWQAPDYMTLVIARLLTGLAHGVFFSIGSTIATSLVPKEKAASAIAIMFGGLTVALVTGVPLGTFIGQHFGWRETFLAVSLLGVIALISSLVLIPSNIPGRAAATLRDQLKVLTHPRLLMIYAITALGYGGVFTAFTFLAPMMQDLAGFSPSAVSWILLGYGVSVAIGNIWGGKLADKHGAVPALKIIFAALVVLLLVFQFTASIQYAALATVLVMGIFAFGNVPGLQVYVVQKAELYTPNAVDVASGLNIAAFNVGIALGSIIGGQTVEHFGLAQTPWIGAVIVLAAFLLIGLSGRLDKPARVVLG